The Candidatus Berkiella aquae sequence AGATGATACGGGGGCAGATGCTTTTGTTTGTTGCTCAGATTCTTTCGCCAGCTGCTCCCGTATTTTTTGGTTATGCGCAGTGCTGCCTCTTAAAATGCTTGGCATGAGTCTGCCTTCCCAAGACGCTGGAACGCGACGCTGTCTGATGCCAGAGGAAACGACTTTTGTTTGTTGCGATAAATTATTTTGTGCTTCAGGGTTGTTTTGAGGGTTAGATTGGCCTTCATTGTTTGAATTACTTGGATCATTGTCATTTTTTTCCATAACTTCTCGCCCTTAAAACCGATACAGACATGATTTAATTAGCTGAAATTTACAAATGAGTTCAGCTAATTCGAGCTGACTTTAACTTGCTAATTACTCAAATGCAATATAGCCCCGATTTTCATCGGGGTCGCAGGTTATTGATACTAAGGTTGGGTTTTTCGCTTGCTTTCTGAAGGTGGTTGAGGATCGTATGATGGTAAGGGCATGCTATTTTGTTGGGCGGTCACAGCTTGCAGATTGAAACCGGGTGTGTAAGTTGCAAACCAATTATAAGTATGTTGTAGATTTTGGTTGTGGTTATTCGCTTGCAGGCCTGATTGATAAACTTTTTGGGCTTCACTCATTCGATTTTGCGCTTCATAAAGTCTTCCCAGCGCAATATAAGCGGCGGCATATTGAGGTGCAGTTGTGATAAGTTGAGTTAATAATGATTCTGCACTCGCATCATAATGTAGGGCAGAATGTTTTAATGCGCAAGCTTCACTAGGATTCGTTTCAAGCAATATTTCAGCTTCACGTCGATTGTTACGTGCCAAGCCAATTAAAGCGCGGGCTTGTCCATAGAAAGCACGATTATACATGTCGGTTTTTTTTGTGGTGGTACAGATATGATAGAACTGATTATACGCTTCAAGATGCTTCTCAGCTTCTAAAAGTTCGAAAGCTTGTTTTATTTGTGACATGCGACATCCTTATTGATAAAAAATCGCAGATTTTATCAAGTTTGATAAAGATAGTCGATAATGCCTTGTTTACGTTTTTAAAGATTGACGATCACTTTAAACCCGCCCCAGAACATACGCTTACCATCAAAGGGCATTGCTTTCATATCGGCACAGGCTTTCTTCACACGCGGATCGTTCATCACTTGTTTGTTAACTTTGTTACGATGTGCACGAGATTTATAAACAATATATGAGAAGACCACAATCTCACTGGGTTTTAGTTTTACGCTTTGTGGAAAGGAAGTATGTTTTCCGCGTTTAACATCATCAGCAGCCGCTTCGATGTATTCAAGCGCGCCATATTCACGCCATATTTTTCCCATTTTATTGGCTAAGCGACGATAAGCAGCAAGATTTTTTTTAGGAACAGGAACAACAAATCCATCAACGTAGCTCATAAAAACTCCTAATGATAGTTTTGATAGAATTGATGGTACGACTATTTGGCGAAGTGTTTAGTTCAAATAAATGAACTAAACACAGAAGAAATATCCTTCTATAATAACAGCGGTGATATTTTGGATAGGAGTATACTGCAGCTTCATGTATTAACACATTCTTCTTTTCATTTTGTCATGCACGAATTTTGTTGCTTGCCAAGGTTCGGGAATTTGAATGTCATTTGTTGACATTAAATCACCCACGTCCCCTTCTTTCTTGAGCGAACCGGAGAATAGATGCTTGACATGAAAACTAGAAACCTCTGTAGCTTCATCGATAAACCCAGCTGCATAAAGTCCTCCTAACGTACGCATCAATTGAGCGCGTGTGGGTCGATAGTGTCCGCTAGCATTGTTGATATAAGTAATAAAACCATTATCCATATAAAGCGTACCAGCACATTGTACAGGCTGTGATGCACGTATCGAATTATGAAATATGCTGTCATCAATGGCATCAAAAATATATAAGCCTCCTTTGGGAGAAACAATATATCGATAATAACCTGTGCAAATAGGTTCTTTTTTAGGATTTATTTTGAAGGTGCATCGCTTGTTATGAAGATGCACTTTATATTGTTGTTTTTGTGTTGCGTTTAATTGCGTACCTTTTCCACCGTTTAAGCCACAGCTAAGATAACCACTAACATAAGTAAACCAATAATAAACAGGGGCTAAATCCGTGAAGAAGACATTCGGATAGATCTGCTGAATTTTAACGGGGTTGCCTAATTCAGGTTGGCGAGCAAATAACTGTTTGAAAAAAGGGATATAACAATAAGATTGTGTGATATCGGGAAAATGAGGATAACGTAAAGGACCCTTTTTCATAAATTACCTATTAAAATGAATGCTGTGATAGCGCAGCATTTTAACAAAGCTGATGCATGAAATCATTTATTTACTCTTAAGTAGTATATGCACTATATATCTAAGCCTGATTTTCTTTTGGTAGACTTATCACTGTTTGTTAAGCCGGTTGGTCTTTTATGATGAGACCAAGTCGCTAACGACAGTGCCGGGGGAATAGAAGAGGGTATGGGTAATGTTGCGGGTGGTGGTTCCGCGAGGAAATCTGAGACAGAAAGTATTTCAGAGCCTGATGAAATTGGCGCAGCAAGTGACACGGATGCTCGAGCGGTACCAAGCATCGATGTTTGATTAACAAGAGATGCTCTAGCATTACCAGGCGTCGATGTTTGATTAACAAGCACAGTGAGCTTAGGTAAGAGTCCATAGTAATAAGGATAATTGATGCTAATCTGATAATGCAGTTTAGCGACTTGTATTATATCGCCTAATAATTTTCTAGATTGTAAAAGCCATTGATTATGTTCAGTTGTT is a genomic window containing:
- a CDS encoding tetratricopeptide repeat protein, whose protein sequence is MSQIKQAFELLEAEKHLEAYNQFYHICTTTKKTDMYNRAFYGQARALIGLARNNRREAEILLETNPSEACALKHSALHYDASAESLLTQLITTAPQYAAAYIALGRLYEAQNRMSEAQKVYQSGLQANNHNQNLQHTYNWFATYTPGFNLQAVTAQQNSMPLPSYDPQPPSESKRKTQP
- a CDS encoding DUF1428 family protein; its protein translation is MSYVDGFVVPVPKKNLAAYRRLANKMGKIWREYGALEYIEAAADDVKRGKHTSFPQSVKLKPSEIVVFSYIVYKSRAHRNKVNKQVMNDPRVKKACADMKAMPFDGKRMFWGGFKVIVNL